GCTCTCTGTCGCCCCCCTGTGTCAGTATCCAAGAAACACGGCAAGCTGATGGGCTTCCTGCGCACCTTTATGAAGTCCAGACCCACCAAACAAAAGCTGAAACAGAGGGGTATCCTGAAAGAACGAGTTTTCGGCTGCGACCTCGGCGAGCATCTCCTCAACTCTGGCCAAGATGGTACAAAAAACTGAAATTGAATCACTGTTCTGGTTCACTCACTAAAAACTGTTGAAGCGACATTACTgaaattaaatacttttttttgtgTCAAAGTCCCACAGGTCCTGAAAAGCTGTTCAGAGTTTATAGAGAAGCATGGTGTGGTGGACGGGATTTACAGACATTCTGGAGTTTCCTCCAATATACAGAAACTCAGGTTTGTATGTTaccattcaaatattttttagtttTCAGCTGTTATCTTTCTATCCATTACTGTGATCTGTTCTCCATTTCGTCCTGATCAGGCACGAGTTTGACAGTGAAAATGTTCCAGATCTGACGAAAGACGTATACATCCAGGACATTCACTGCGTTGGCTCCTTGTGCAAACTTTACTTCAGAGAGCTGCCCAATCCGCTCCTCACGTATCAACTCTATGACAAGTTTGCTGTAAGTGATTCAAGACTAGATTGGATAAGCTGTTCAACAGCAATAATACAAAAGCATTTTCTGAGCGGAATAACCTTTGTTGCATATCCTTAAGCAATGCTTCTCAGTTCCTGTAGGTTTTTGAAGTAAACACTGAATCGTATGTCTTTGCATGTGCAGGAATGTATGGGAGAGATGACAGATGAGGAGAGAATGGTCAAAGTACATGATGTTATTCAGCAACTTCCTCCTCCTCATTACCGGTAACCCACAAGTGGGATCATTTTTTGCCTTTTTGATAATATTaggatataaatatttgacagaGGAGCCAAATAGTTATTAAGTTAATTCTTTAGGATGTTTTTGCTAGTGAAGTTTATATCAGAAGCTATTAAAACTTAATTCTCTCATACCTGCAAGGAGAGattgtgtaatttttttaatggcaCGCTGTTTGATGATTTTAATAATGGTGAGATGTTTGTCGCTGAATCAGAACGTTGGAGTACCTCATCAAACATCTGGCACGTTTAGCCACCTGCAGTGTGGAGACCAACATGCACATAAAAAATCTGGCCATCGTCTGGGCCCCTAACCTGCTCAGGTAATATGAGTTTTCACACTACCAACATATTGGTTATGATATCAGTATCAGTTGATATTATTGGTTTATCAAATGCACATACATGAAACATGGGCCAAATGTATTTAAGTTGCATAGAGACTTGGTTTAAATCATCCATCTGCTCTCATTCTGTTTAAGGTCCAAAGAAATCGAATCAGCGGGGTTGACCGGTGCTGACCCATTTAAAGAAGTGCGGATCCAGTCGGTGGTCGTGGAGTTTCTGCTCGGCAATGTGGAAGTTCTCTTCAGCGACTCTTTTACATCCGTCGGTCGTTTTAATGCAGGTATGTTGATCTAAAACATTGAACAAAAATTTGTTACACTTTGTTAAGCCCCGTGTCTGTAAACCTAGTGAGCTCACTACATAAGGAGTATTTTAAGGTGTCATAGTATTGTATGtgataatgcatattaagaCACCGCACCAAATGTTTTCTTCAGGAATAAAGCAGTCGGGAATTCTAGATAAATCCTGCTTCtggtgtactgtatatatatttacttttggAGTTTGGTGTCCATCGAATGCTCACTTAAAAATCTAGCTGGAAGTAATATTTGACCTGTGTACTTTTTGCCTACAGTTTTTCGATTACTGTGAATTCAAGCGTacttattttattgtattgaTTTCGGACACAGCAAAAGCAAGCAAACAAAATAATGAAGATCAGTATGGATTTAATTCTTTCAGTGCCAAATGGTAAAACAATGTATAAATGATTTTGTGTTCGCTTTTGAAATCATCTGCACTTTTTGTAACATGCACTATTTTtaggtttaaagggatagttcggccaaaaatgatattaaacccatgatttactcacccccaagctgtcagagttgcatatgtccatcgtttttcagacaaacacattttcggatattttagaaaatgttttagatctttcagttgattaaatgtaatgttacgcgGTCCacaaaaagtgcgtccatccttcacaaattaaatccaaacggctccaggatgataaacaaaggtcttctgagggtaatccgtgcggtgttgttgtagaaatatccatatttaaaactttattaacgaaaataaatacgttccggtagcgccgccatcttagtcgcgtccgcattcaggatgagagcttacgcagcctacggaggtttctctgctgctgctctgttcccccgccctccgaatttgtcatacatcactaagaaaagtgcgtacactacgctaatactctctcctgaatgcggacgcgactaagatggcgccgctaccggaaggtatttattttcgttaataaagttttaaatatggatatttctacaacacaccgcgcggattaccctcagaagacctttgtttatcatcctggagacGTTTGGACTTAAtgtgtgaaggatggacgcactttttttggacttgaaggtcgtggacaccgtaacattacatttaatcaactgaaagatctaaaacattttataaaatatccgaaaatgtgtttgtctgaaaaacgatggacatatgcaactcggatagcttgggggtgagtaaatcatgggtttaatatcatttttggccgaactatccctttaagtagagCCCCACATCTCATTTTTGCCATTTCTTTTAAAGTAAGATGCAGATGGCTCACTAGGTTGAATCAGAGGATGATACAGTTGCACTAGAAAGTCTTCATTTAGttaatttgtttttatcaaagtttacaatgaatgtgtgtgtttatttgtgaCTTCAGCAGTCTTTGGATTTAAGGTGGCTTGTGATGCACCTCTACGTTCTTTTCCCTGTGATGAGCTTGTCTGGTTTTCATAATGAACAAGAGTTTCTGGAGATACTGTGTAAATGATGCCATGCAACTCTTAATCCACAGTTGTCATCTTTCCTCATTACCTGTTTCATGCCCACATTGTTGTTACGCATGTTCAAATTCTATTCTCATTTCAATTATAATATATTCAACACCAAGCCAATAATGCACATGAAACATAATGCACAGACTCGCGTTATCACCTGCAAAATTGCGGGTTCGATCCCCAATGCATCCTTGGCACGGTCTTTATCAGAATGTAAGTCACAAATAAAGCATCTGACGATTACTTAAAGGTTTTACGGGCATTGCATCACACCACAAAACATATATTTGCATTGGCCTGACACGCCCGTAAGTGAAGCTTACTGAGCACAAACTGTATGTTTCCATAGCAACAGGTGGGGCGGAGCACAAGATCTCACGCAAGCCCCGAACACGCCTGGTTAGCCTTCAGGAGGCGAGGGGGGAGTCCTGTTTGACTGTCCCCTCATCTCTAGAGCCCGACCTACGACGCTTCTCCGTGATATGAGACCCAGACTGAACTTCAGTCTCACATGTGGACATTTATATCACAATCCTGTCATTTCTGCAGGGAAAAGCTTTATGTCATGTgttaaaattagggatgcaccgataagatttttttgggccgataccgatttaaacaggcAACTTCTGGctgataccgatgccgataccgatattaaacacttgtatacaatactatacagttggtctattagctagtttatttctgcatcaaattatttttactgaacatggattggatctacttaacattcaactgaccaacataataagagaggcacaaactaagctaaaacaaatataataagacagcctgacaaccttcaaaggtgttttttgctattcagcatttattttattaacaacattaactcatttttacatataatggatttctttatgcagttaattaataaacaatcggtatcggcctttctcgtgctattgccaatatgccgatggtttcaaattcatcaaaaatcggccgataaatatcggtggccgatacatcggtgcatcacttgTTCAAATGCTTTTTGAAATGTATTGGTTTTGAAATCTGCTTGGTTGGTTATACCTAGCAGTCCAGCTGATCGGCAAATAGATCAGCTTAAACCAGGTACTGTACTAGAAACCATGTACTTTCCAGCCGGGATGCAATTGATACCATAATgcttattttatatattttatacttttgcatttttttatattcatcCTGTCTGTTTATGCCATAATGGcccagtttcacagacaaggcttagctaaagccaggccAAGGACATTTATGCATCTTTATAAATATACCATTACTGGTGtttatcttgagacaaatcaatggcactgacatattttaagatctgtcggTGTAAGTTGTTTTCGtttgagacagctcaaacatgtgttttagtccAGGACTAGCCTTCAGCCTAGTCTGTGAAACCATAGGTAAGTCCATTGCTGGATTTTTTTATTCAGATTTTGTATGCAAGCTGTAAACAAATGTTTGAATTGTAAAGATCTTTTGTAGCACAAAACTGGTTATAAGGCAATAAATCTCTCTGTTGACACACTgctttattcatatttttatccatatacatttaaatatcatTCATATGATTGCATTCAGTTGGTAAGATGAATTTAGAGATAATATCCACGCTTTAGataatctgtgtgtttgtgttaaacTGTATTTACTAAGTAGTGTGTTCAATACCAGACACTGTCACCAGGTAAAGTGTAATTTAGTCATTTTTCTGTGTGTCGGCTTAAGTTTTTGTATTAATCAAAGGCATCGTGTAAGAATTAACACCAAATTCAGCAAACAGCTTATACATgtcaaagggatagttcaccaaaaaatgaaagtgTTGTTATCATTCATTCatcctcaagttgttacaaacctatatgAGTTTTTGTCCTCTGTCGAACACaatagaagatattttgatgtgAAGTGATGAAatcacagttgatggtacccattgacttccatagtaggaaatacAAATAGGTATCGTCACGTTGTAATGTATGTAAGGGATGTAACGTTTCATccgtgtgtcccattaaaaatgcctgtctgaaatcaattctgaatcgcaaggctgcgattctttgtttcatgcacagcttgtgtgtatactacggcatttggtcagtaggaagtccttatcaatctaaaatcatgactaatttgaagaacagtgatataaaattcctgtagacatttcctggaatagctttcgtaatgctacttcttctgtggcacaaagggagtttcagCACGGGAGCGCCCCCTGGCATTCGGATGTGCCTGGATTTCACCATAAtgcattcaaattcattcattgagaaaacgcacatttgcacggtaaataaataatgacagaattttcatttttgggtgaactatccctttaagcatatTTCAGTCTTTATCCCCAGAAATATTTTTGCAGGCTATGTGTTTGATTTGTCTACTTGTCTTTTGTGCTGACAAAGGCGTGAATTATACTCTGTTTGTATGCGAGAGTTGACACAGACTCTGTTTTGCATATCAATGCTGTCAGAGCGCAAGCAATGAAGACTAAAAACTGAATATGATGTGTTTGCATTCTCGTATACAGTAGAGTATGTTTCTGACTTTATTTACTCTCCGTCTGTTGGCCAGCAAACCCCTGCGTTAATTTTACAATGCTTACTTGCAGTAAAGCTGGACAGACTGGTCAGGCTTCGGAGAAGctgatgtttttttctgtttgtgcTTAGGTGTCCTGCCGTTTTCCTGTTTAATAACATTTCTTTGTTGCTCTCCTTGCGCCATGTTTTCTCGCTTTAGCTTTTGGCTTGATGAATCGGATAAGAATCTGAATCTGTTGGTCTTTCTTCTCTCGCAGCTCGGCAGTCTCTTACCAGGCCCAAGTCGTTTGTGTCCACCAGACTTTTGTCTCTGGAGGAGGCGCAGGCTCGCACCCAAGCACCTCTTCTCCTGCAGGGATCTCCTCGTGCTCTACAGAGCCAGTTTCACACTGTGCTCGACCTGTCTGCAGACAAGTGGGTTTCTTTGGAAAGACTAATGGCTCATTATTTATGAGTAATAAAtagttttaatatattttttgtttatcttTTAGAAGGAAAAGAGGCATGAAGGTCCGTAAGTCGGCAGGTGGGAGCTGGAAGACGTTCTTCGCCATTGGGAAACCAGGAGCGGCGGGCCGACGTAAGCCCGCTCGGATCACCTCTCTGTTTCAGCCTGCAACTTCTCACGCAGGTGTGTGACATGACATCCCACTCACTGTATACCGAACTTCACCTTAAACACAAGTCCTGGCGTCGGAAATAAACTTGAAAGATGTGTTGTTTGTGTGATTTAGGTTGTAGGGTGGACAGCGTGACTCTCAGGTCTGCGAAAAGTGAAGAGTCTCTGTCGTCTCAGCACAGTGGAGCAGGTACGGATGCTGCATGAAATGCTTAATTTGGTTTAACTAAGTCTAGCCAGTTGAAAGTCAAgcaggtttaaaataaaaaaaattattttaatacagTGAAATGAACTTAATTCCTCCTGCGTATTAAGAATGATGTACAATACTGTTGCTCTTTCAGGTCAAGGGAAGATGCAACGGTTACGTAGACCCCGCTCCAGCAGCGACGGCATCTCTCTGGCTGCTTCAGTCGATCCTCAGCTCCTTGTCCAGCGCTCCCCATCTAAAATCCATCCCAGTCGCTCTTACGACAGCCTGCTGCCTGAGGAGACCCGTGATGCTGATGAGGACGAGGAGGACGATGAAGAGGACGAGGAGGGTGTATACATGCTGCCAGATTTTTCCCAGGAACCATCCGCCTCATGGATGGCAGAAGATGTCATTGACTTCAGCCCCACATTCCTGGAAGATGGACCAATAGGATTGGGGAACACAAGCGCCACTCCGGGTGGCAGAGAGTCCCCTCCTGCAGCCGCACCCCCTCCGTATCGCTGTCTGAGCCATCAAGGCCACGCTCGCTCTGGCAGCCAGCGATCAATTACAGAAGATCCAGACTCTGTGCTCAACCAGTCAGAGGCAGCGGCCCGACGGAGTTTGATCCTGGCTGCGGCAGCTCCGCCTCAGCAAGTGTTTTGTCAGCACAGGCCACCTGCTGCCACTAATCCTCCTGCAAGCAGTGCCCAACAGGGTGAGTCAAACGTAAGCCCCTCCCAAAGCCAGATGCCAGCAGCTTCTGCTCCTCTCTCCCAGCCCCCTCAGGAGAGGCGTTCCTTTACACGTAAAGTCGTTCATGCACTTTCACCTAAAGCGCCAAAATCTCCCCCGCTGGACATCTCTGATCCAATAGCCATCAGTGTACCTGCCAAGGTGAGTTTCAGCATAATAAAAGTTGTGATGGTAGTTTAACTGTCATGATGTGTTTGAGacctacagattttttttacttttaaggtTCTGGAAATGATTGGAGGGCGAGCTGGCGAAATGCAAACTGGACCCCAGAGCAGTGGGCCGCCTCAGCCACCCCAGATGATATCTATGCTCCTGAGGTCATGTGACTTTCAGCTCACAGAGAGCTGCCAGCAGGAGCTCAGCAGTAAGTTGGGCCCCAGCATCAAGATCAAGGGCCCTAGTGAGTAAACTCTCTGATTGTGGCCTATTGCAGGGATTCACTTTTCTGATTATGCTGATATTCATATTTTTGACATGCACTTTAATATCATATTTCACCCAATTTTATCATTTAGTTTTGGCCATGTTAATTTACAGAACTAATTTTGCAGTAAATGAACACTTTACAATTGCAAAGTTATAATGAGAGAATTATTAGTCTAATAATAAATGCAGTACATTGTTTAAAGTAAAGACAATTCTTTTAATTTAGGTATCATGGGTCCATCTGGTGTTCCCCTTCTTTCACAACAACCCCCACCACCTCCTCCCAAAAACCCTGCACGCCTCATGGCTCTAGCCCTGGCTGAAAGTGCCAACAAGGCCCTTCGGCAAGGTGCCTCTCCCCCATACCGTCCCCGTCAAACTGGATCCTCTGAGACAGATGTTCGCTTCCAAAGGTCTCTTTCAGCTGATGCAGGTGTTCTGCTGTCTTCTGATCCGAATCAGATCTACTCCACTGTACGCCCTCTCTCAGTGTGGAAAACTGAGGGTGATGATGGTGAGGATGAAACTGAAGCTAAAAAGCCTGCAGACAAATCACAGGGTGTAGAGCAAAGGTCATCACCTGGACAGGACACTGGGACTCTCTCATCTGACAACTCAGACTCTGTGACATCCAATTCAGAGTTGTCAGCTGCAAGTTCCTCTGAGGACGATGAACGGACTCCAAGTCCCATCTATAAGAACGAGGAAACGATTTATTCAGCACAGCCCTCAAAATTCAGCCCACCATCCTCCAGTGATGCTGCCTTTCCTCAGAGAAAACCCCCAGCGTATGGGCGTCAGTTTTCAGCTCCACAGCTTCAACAGCAGAAATCAAACTCCCAGTCCAAGCCTGCCTTACAGCCAACCACTCAGCTCCTGCACTCCAAATCTGAGAGCTCTCCACTGGCCCAGGTACGAGCCTTTCAGCCCACCCGCCCTAAAGTACCACCCAAGCCACCTGATCTTGCTCCCCTGAGAGCTCCGCTCTCGCAGACAGATCGACACGATTACATGCGGCGCTCCCTGGATGCCAGCCGCATTCGGCGCTTGGTGGGGCCTGCTCAGGGGAACCAACCACTTTCCAGAGCTTTCTCTGAACGCATCAGCAGTACGTCTGATGCGCTGTCTCGTTATCATGCTGCCAGAATGGCCGGCCAAGCCTCCCAGATTGCACATGTTTCGCAACAGGCCCAGTCAAATCTGATCAGACCTGTTGTCCCCTCCTCTGAAGATCCATCCAAGATGGAGAACTTCTACTATGAAATCGGTGCTCCTGAGCATCCACAAGGGCCACCCAGCTATACTCGTCACAGCTATCAGAATATGAAGTTGGATCTAGAGGGCAACCTTCGTCTCTCAGACCCAGCCAATCAGAGGCCTGTTTCCCGGGGTCACCCCCCTCCATATAATGCCCAAGGTCCTGGTGGCGGAAGGGCTCCCCAGTTGTGGTCATCTGAGGCCACGCGAGTTTGGGCAGCAGCACACTCGCACTCTTTTTCCTTTTCCCATTCTCATTCTCACCATCGCTCTCATGACGGATCTTCAGGTCATCATCAGCACCCCCGGCCTCAACGACAGACATCTTCATCTGTCAGGCAGACTCGAAGTGAAGTGCATCCCATTTCTGCATCTGCTGCATTGGGTTCAGCAGGCATGGTACCCCTGTCTGTGCACCAGCGCAACCTGCATCACTCCCAGCGATCGTCTTCAGCAGACCACAACGCCTCTCAGCTTCACCCCTACTTTGAAAATGGGAAGGTATGTTATCGGTATTTCGAAGCATCTAGACCAGAAGACTTACCACTTCATCTGCACGCTGCATTGAAGCCACATCAAGCCCAGCAACCTCAGACCTCTCCCACGCAAGGACTCACGAAAGATCAGGCTGAGCCCGTTTATGTAAACTACCCGTACACAACTCCACCAGGAGCTGGGTCTAATGCAAAAGGTTGGGCCACCACCGACCTTGACGGAGATGATCATCGGGCTTCTGAGCCACTGGCACTACCATCAGAGCCACCACCCGATGAAAACCAGAAGCAATCACAACAAGAAAGTCCCACAGCTACCTTAGACAGTCCTGCTCCGAACGATGCGTCCACTGAACCAATCAATACAGCATCATCTGTCTCCACCATCACGCACTTCCGCAGCCGCTCAGATCCACAAAGTACCAGTACAGAGCCCGCTCACGTCCTCACGGGTAAGGATATTGCCTCCTTGCTGATTGAAAAGCTTGCTGAGGATGAAAGGGAGGGTCCTTCCGTGCCTGCCTCTTCGTCGTCGTCTTCCTCTCCACATATTGAGCACCCCCCAAATCCCTACCCCAGCCAACAGCAACAGCCACCACCTGCTTACAACATCTACACCCCAGGACCATCTCGAGGGCGCTTCGAAGGTCAGGCAGCTCCAGGACAAGGATCCGTAGCCTTCCATCGTCAGGACCCCATGCGGAGATCCTCCGGAGGCCAGTATAGACAAGCTTTTGATGTCATGCCATCTGGTGACCAAGTCCTTAAGTTTTACAGAAGCCAAGATTTTATTCCAGGTGCCCAGGGAGAAAGCACAACCCCTATACTTTATCCCCCAAGGCCATATTATCAGGACCCCCCATATCCCAACTGGAGTCCTCAGGGCCTTCCAGATGCTCCCCACACATGTACTCCACCTACAGTGGCCTTCTCAAATTTAGCCTTTGGGTCAACAAGAGGATTCGTGCCCCAGGCGGTGGCCAACCAGTTTAACCAGTACCCATACCAATTAGGCCCAGTGCTTCCGCAGTATCCCAACAC
Above is a window of Paramisgurnus dabryanus chromosome 13, PD_genome_1.1, whole genome shotgun sequence DNA encoding:
- the arhgap33 gene encoding uncharacterized protein arhgap33 isoform X1 — translated: MQRRATLSGPKWVRKCAMFVRAMSLSDVTGFLPRGEQLALMARSTDNLDSSGEPGTRSVGTTANLKGKMSKRLSVVKGHFPKLVDCAHFHYENVDFGSIELQFANDQNDASWTSGSAKDLVFLVQVSCQGKTWMVRRSYEEFRTLDAHLHQCIYDRRYSQLLALPPLSEIGERVETFAPLLSEYLNRLSMIVDNKLNCGPVLSWMEIDNHGNRFLLKEEASLNVPAIAAAHVIKRYTAQASDEISIEVGDILSVIDMPPKDDTTWWRGKHGFQVGFFPSECVELINEKLPQSVSAPVSKQEVDGLSAKPGVTNTTDPSSPTSVSKKHGKLMGFLRTFMKSRPTKQKLKQRGILKERVFGCDLGEHLLNSGQDVPQVLKSCSEFIEKHGVVDGIYRHSGVSSNIQKLRHEFDSENVPDLTKDVYIQDIHCVGSLCKLYFRELPNPLLTYQLYDKFAECMGEMTDEERMVKVHDVIQQLPPPHYRTLEYLIKHLARLATCSVETNMHIKNLAIVWAPNLLRSKEIESAGLTGADPFKEVRIQSVVVEFLLGNVEVLFSDSFTSVGRFNAARQSLTRPKSFVSTRLLSLEEAQARTQAPLLLQGSPRALQSQFHTVLDLSADKRKRGMKVRKSAGGSWKTFFAIGKPGAAGRRKPARITSLFQPATSHAGCRVDSVTLRSAKSEESLSSQHSGAGQGKMQRLRRPRSSSDGISLAASVDPQLLVQRSPSKIHPSRSYDSLLPEETRDADEDEEDDEEDEEGVYMLPDFSQEPSASWMAEDVIDFSPTFLEDGPIGLGNTSATPGGRESPPAAAPPPYRCLSHQGHARSGSQRSITEDPDSVLNQSEAAARRSLILAAAAPPQQVFCQHRPPAATNPPASSAQQGESNVSPSQSQMPAASAPLSQPPQERRSFTRKVVHALSPKAPKSPPLDISDPIAISVPAKVLEMIGGRAGEMQTGPQSSGPPQPPQMISMLLRSCDFQLTESCQQELSSKLGPSIKIKGPSIMGPSGVPLLSQQPPPPPPKNPARLMALALAESANKALRQGASPPYRPRQTGSSETDVRFQRSLSADAGVLLSSDPNQIYSTVRPLSVWKTEGDDGEDETEAKKPADKSQGVEQRSSPGQDTGTLSSDNSDSVTSNSELSAASSSEDDERTPSPIYKNEETIYSAQPSKFSPPSSSDAAFPQRKPPAYGRQFSAPQLQQQKSNSQSKPALQPTTQLLHSKSESSPLAQVRAFQPTRPKVPPKPPDLAPLRAPLSQTDRHDYMRRSLDASRIRRLVGPAQGNQPLSRAFSERISSTSDALSRYHAARMAGQASQIAHVSQQAQSNLIRPVVPSSEDPSKMENFYYEIGAPEHPQGPPSYTRHSYQNMKLDLEGNLRLSDPANQRPVSRGHPPPYNAQGPGGGRAPQLWSSEATRVWAAAHSHSFSFSHSHSHHRSHDGSSGHHQHPRPQRQTSSSVRQTRSEVHPISASAALGSAGMVPLSVHQRNLHHSQRSSSADHNASQLHPYFENGKVCYRYFEASRPEDLPLHLHAALKPHQAQQPQTSPTQGLTKDQAEPVYVNYPYTTPPGAGSNAKGWATTDLDGDDHRASEPLALPSEPPPDENQKQSQQESPTATLDSPAPNDASTEPINTASSVSTITHFRSRSDPQSTSTEPAHVLTGKDIASLLIEKLAEDEREGPSVPASSSSSSSPHIEHPPNPYPSQQQQPPPAYNIYTPGPSRGRFEGQAAPGQGSVAFHRQDPMRRSSGGQYRQAFDVMPSGDQVLKFYRSQDFIPGAQGESTTPILYPPRPYYQDPPYPNWSPQGLPDAPHTCTPPTVAFSNLAFGSTRGFVPQAVANQFNQYPYQLGPVLPQYPNTPRQDIVLDPSLRPPGLRHPRGLIRQGSLPGPNWTIRTEGQTRSYC